Proteins co-encoded in one Populus trichocarpa isolate Nisqually-1 chromosome 10, P.trichocarpa_v4.1, whole genome shotgun sequence genomic window:
- the LOC7468092 gene encoding uncharacterized protein LOC7468092 isoform X2 gives MEGMNRGKYEPDGWEEFGTGSNDCFSSDYVLPHKDSSEGGCRSSKFEQLEQQKEPFLDYRQFEDLELDVLCPLLPACPNQIAMLREIQEEIEDIVAPKMQNERPFSLSTLELLKDYTKGRRRLNVEPSDANLAGQKLSTEEIMRFAGVKFIQSSIQMAGVGSLLKYPYDLSFSGLSDEETKNVELAECMLASAEKVGNQQYDSARRLLNQCDLLSSNTGNPVQRVVYYFSEALRKRIDRETGKVASESLESDLFDVYEAVMIPNPIIQACYEGIPFYQVPHFAGTQAILENMAEAKRIHVIDLKISNGLQWTVLMHALASRNECPLELLKITAVGTNSKQHIEDTAKSAGSFNGSFQEYQSVCVGDD, from the exons ATGGAAGGAATGAATAGAGGGAAATATGAACCGGATGGCTGGGAAGAGTTTGGAACTGGGagtaatgattgtttttcttctgATTATGTACTCCCTCACAAAGATTCCTCAGAAGGAGGATGTAGGTCCTCTAAGTTTGAGCAACTAGAACAGCAGAAAGAGCCATTTTTGGATTACAGACAGTTTGAAGATCTGGAGCTCGATGTCCTTTGTCCACTGCTTCCAGCATGTCCAAATCAAATCGCAATGCTTCGAGAAATCCAGGAGGAAATTGAAGATATTGTAGCCCCCAAGATGCAAAATGAACGTCCGTTTTCTTTATCCACACTTGAGCTGCTAAAGGATTATACAAAGGGTCGTAGACGTTTGAACGTTGAACCAAGCGATGCAAATTTGGCAGGCCAGAAGTTGTCAACTGAAGAAATCATGAGATTTGCTGGAGTGAAGTTTATTCAGTCTTCTATCCAAATGGCTGGTGTTGGTTCCCTGCTTAAGTATCCTTATGATCTTTCTTTCTCTGGTCTCTCTGACGAGGAGACCAAAAATGTAGAGCTTGCTGAATGCATGCTGGCTTCCGCTGAAAAAGTAGGCAATCAACAGTATGACAGTGCCAGAAGATTGCTAAATCAATGCGATCTCTTGTCTTCCAATACTGGAAATCCTGTTCAAAGAgtagtttattatttttccgAGGCTCTTCGAAAGAGAATTGATCGAGAAACAGGAAAAGTGGCATCTGAGAGTCTGGAAAGTGACCTTTTTGATGTCTATGAAGCAGTGATGATTCCAAACCCAATTATCCAGGCATGCTATGAAGGAATTCCATTCTACCAGGTTCCACACTTCGCCGGAACCCAGGCCATTTTAGAGAACATGGCCGAGGCAAAGAGGATTCACGTAATTGATCTGAAAATCAGTAATGGGCTGCAATGGACTGTCTTGATGCATGCTTTAGCGTCTCGAAATGAATGCCCTCTTGAGCTTCTCAAGATAACTGCTGTGGGGACCAATTCAAAGCAACATATTGAGGATACAG CCAAATCAGCTGGGTCATTTAATGGAAGTTTTCAGGAGTATCAATCCGTGTGTGTTGGTGATGATTGA
- the LOC7468092 gene encoding DELLA protein RGL1 isoform X1 — translation MEGMNRGKYEPDGWEEFGTGSNDCFSSDYVLPHKDSSEGGCRSSKFEQLEQQKEPFLDYRQFEDLELDVLCPLLPACPNQIAMLREIQEEIEDIVAPKMQNERPFSLSTLELLKDYTKGRRRLNVEPSDANLAGQKLSTEEIMRFAGVKFIQSSIQMAGVGSLLKYPYDLSFSGLSDEETKNVELAECMLASAEKVGNQQYDSARRLLNQCDLLSSNTGNPVQRVVYYFSEALRKRIDRETGKVASESLESDLFDVYEAVMIPNPIIQACYEGIPFYQVPHFAGTQAILENMAEAKRIHVIDLKISNGLQWTVLMHALASRNECPLELLKITAVGTNSKQHIEDTGNRLKSFAQTTNIPFSFKIVMVSSMLDLKEDLFELDADEQLAVYSEYALKSLIVQPNQLGHLMEVFRSINPCVLVMIEIEANHNSRVFVHRFIETLFYFSAYFDCVDACLEHNDPSSRMIIESIYLGEGIRNIVASEGEERKIRNVKIDVWRKFLAQFGMVETELSEASLHQANFVIKKFAFGSCCTFDTDGKSLLIGWKGTPILSLSTWKFMSQD, via the coding sequence ATGGAAGGAATGAATAGAGGGAAATATGAACCGGATGGCTGGGAAGAGTTTGGAACTGGGagtaatgattgtttttcttctgATTATGTACTCCCTCACAAAGATTCCTCAGAAGGAGGATGTAGGTCCTCTAAGTTTGAGCAACTAGAACAGCAGAAAGAGCCATTTTTGGATTACAGACAGTTTGAAGATCTGGAGCTCGATGTCCTTTGTCCACTGCTTCCAGCATGTCCAAATCAAATCGCAATGCTTCGAGAAATCCAGGAGGAAATTGAAGATATTGTAGCCCCCAAGATGCAAAATGAACGTCCGTTTTCTTTATCCACACTTGAGCTGCTAAAGGATTATACAAAGGGTCGTAGACGTTTGAACGTTGAACCAAGCGATGCAAATTTGGCAGGCCAGAAGTTGTCAACTGAAGAAATCATGAGATTTGCTGGAGTGAAGTTTATTCAGTCTTCTATCCAAATGGCTGGTGTTGGTTCCCTGCTTAAGTATCCTTATGATCTTTCTTTCTCTGGTCTCTCTGACGAGGAGACCAAAAATGTAGAGCTTGCTGAATGCATGCTGGCTTCCGCTGAAAAAGTAGGCAATCAACAGTATGACAGTGCCAGAAGATTGCTAAATCAATGCGATCTCTTGTCTTCCAATACTGGAAATCCTGTTCAAAGAgtagtttattatttttccgAGGCTCTTCGAAAGAGAATTGATCGAGAAACAGGAAAAGTGGCATCTGAGAGTCTGGAAAGTGACCTTTTTGATGTCTATGAAGCAGTGATGATTCCAAACCCAATTATCCAGGCATGCTATGAAGGAATTCCATTCTACCAGGTTCCACACTTCGCCGGAACCCAGGCCATTTTAGAGAACATGGCCGAGGCAAAGAGGATTCACGTAATTGATCTGAAAATCAGTAATGGGCTGCAATGGACTGTCTTGATGCATGCTTTAGCGTCTCGAAATGAATGCCCTCTTGAGCTTCTCAAGATAACTGCTGTGGGGACCAATTCAAAGCAACATATTGAGGATACAGGTAACCGTTTAAAGAGTTTTGCTCAGACAACTAAcatacccttttcttttaagatagTTATGGTATCAAGCATGCTTGATCTCAAAGAGGATCTCTTTGAATTAGATGCCGATGAACAATTAGCTGTATACTCTGAATATGCACTAAAGAGCTTGATTGTGCAGCCAAATCAGCTGGGTCATTTAATGGAAGTTTTCAGGAGTATCAATCCGTGTGTGTTGGTGATGATTGAAATAGAAGCAAATCACAACTCGAGGGTCTTTGTCCATCGTTTCATTGAAACTCTTTTTTACTTCAGTGCATATTTTGATTGTGTTGATGCATGTCTGGAACATAACGATCCATCTAGCAGGATGATTATAGAATCCATTTACTTGGGCGAAGGAATCAGGAATATTGTGGCTAGTGAGGGAGAGGAAAGGAAGATTCGAAATGTGAAGATTGATGTGTGGAGAAAATTCCTTGCACAGTTTGGAATGGTAGAGACAGAACTGAGCGAGGCATCCTTGCATCAAGCAAACTTTGTTATCAAGAAATTTGCTTTTGGGAGCTGCTGTACATTTGATACGGATGGGAAAAGCCTGCTTATTGGGTGGAAGGGCACACCAATTCTTTCACTTTCCACTTGGAAGTTCATGTCACAAGACTA